A single region of the Brachypodium distachyon strain Bd21 chromosome 3, Brachypodium_distachyon_v3.0, whole genome shotgun sequence genome encodes:
- the LOC100842451 gene encoding allene oxide synthase 3 — MTSSSKVANSSGGADDDLNQKLLSPSGLPVRDEIPGGYGVPFFSPLRDRLDYYYFQGAEEYFRSRIARHDGATVLRVNMPPGPFITGSGGSRVVALLDARSYSVLLDDARVDKTDTLDGTFVPPLALFGGHRPMAFLDAADPRHAALKRVGIRLAAARMHHVAPAFHASFGAIFDAVDAADVGSGRGVQFNKLNEHHMFDFTCAALFGGKPPSQAMGDGAVSKAIKWLALQLHPLASKIIRPWPLEDLLLHTFRLPPFLVRRDYAALTAYFSSAASAVLDDAENKSLQQQCGVTRDELLHNLIFLAIFNAYGGFKIFLPHIIKWLARAGPTLHAKLAAEVRAAAPHDREETITVQCVEKSMPLVKSVVWESLRMNPPVEFQYARAREDMVVESHDAAYKVRKGEMLFGYQSLATRDPRVFGARAGEFVADRFVGDEKLLGSVVWSNGPENGVAAEGNKQCPGKDMVVAVGRLLVAELFRRYDTFEAEVKEMPLEPFVTFTSMTKAKAKAAGTSE, encoded by the coding sequence ATGACTTCTTCTTCCAAGGTAGCCAAcagctccggcggcgccgacgacgatcTTAATCAGAAGCTTTTGTCCCCGTCGGGGCTCCCCGTGCGCGACGAGATCCCGGGCGGCTACGGGGtgcccttcttctccccgCTGCGGGACCGCCTGGACTACTACTACTTCCAGGGCGCCGAGGAGTACTTCCGCTCCCGCATCGCCCGGCACGACGGCGCCACCGTGCTGCGCGTCAACATGCCCCCCGGGCCCTTCATCACGGGCTCCGGCGGATCCCGCGTCGTGGCGCTCCTCGACGCCCGCAGCTACTCGGTGCTCCTGGACGACGCCAGGGTCGACAAGACCGACACCCTCGACGGCACCTTCGTGCCGCCGCTGGCGCTCTTCGGCGGCCACCGCCCCATGGCcttcctcgacgccgccgaccCGCGCCACGCCGCGCTCAAGCGCGTCGGCATCCGCCTCGCCGCGGCGCGCATGCACCACGTGGCTCCCGCCTTCCATGCCTCCTTCGGCGCCATCTTCGACGCCGTGGACGCCGCCGATGTTGGCTCAGGACGCGGCGTGCAGTTCAACAAGCTGAACGAGCACCACATGTTCGACTTCACCTGCGCGGCGCTCTTCGGGGGAAAGCCGCCGAGCCAGGCCATGGGGGACGGCGCCGTGTCGAAAGCCATCAAGTGGCTGGCCCTGCAGCTCCACCCGCTGGCCAGCAAGATCATCAGGCCATGGCCGCTGGAGGACCTTCTCCTCCACACCTTCCGCCTGCCGCCCTTCCTCGTCCGCCGCGACTACGCGGCGCTCACCGCCTacttctcctccgccgcctccgccgtcctCGACGACGCCGAAAACAAGTCCCTCCAACAACAGTGCGGCGTGACCCGCGACGAGCTGCTCCACAACCTGATATTCCTGGCCATCTTCAACGCCTACGGCGGGTTCAAGATCTTCCTCCCGCACATCATCAAATggctcgcccgcgccgggcCGACGCTCCACGCGAAACTCGCCGCCGAggtgcgcgccgccgcgccccacGACAGGGAAGAAACAATCACGGTGCAGTGTGTCGAGAAGTCGATGCCGCTGGTGAAGTCCGTGGTGTGGGAGTCGCTGCGGATGAACCCGCCCGTGGAGTTCCAGTACGCGCGGGCGAGGGAGGACATGGTGGTGGAGAGCCACGACGCGGCGTACAAAGTGCGCAAGGGGGAGATGCTCTTCGGGTACCAGTCCCTGGCCACCCGGGACCCGCGCGTCTTCGGCGCCCGCGCCGGGGAGTTCGTCGCCGACAGGTTCGTCGGGGACGAGAAGCTGCTGGGGAGCGTGGTGTGGTCGAACGGGCCGGAGAacggggtggcggcggaggggaaCAAGCAGTGTCCCGGGAAGGACATGGTGGTGGCCGTCGGGAGGCTCTTGGTGGCGGAGCTGTTTAGGAGGTACGACACGTTCGAGGCCGAGGTGAAGGAGATGCCGCTCGAGCCGTTCGTCACCTTCACGTCCATGAccaaggccaaggccaaggccgCCGGGACGTCAGAGTGA